One window of Pseudacidobacterium ailaaui genomic DNA carries:
- a CDS encoding glycoside hydrolase family 127 protein has protein sequence MMHSISRRHFLASASSAAAAATLLSHSSLAQDAVTDVPASNRPGGYEKVFWKVRPFPMTAVRLRSGPMQRAQEINLRYILSLPNERLVHMFRVTAGLPSNAEPLGGWEDPKCELRGHFAGGHILSAYALMYASTGDQAVKTKGDALVAELAKCQKANGYLGAYPEDFYDRLRNHQKVWAPFYTYHKIMAGHVDMYVHCGNKQALQTAEKMAAWANAYVAPISDEDFQRILNVEFGGMQEVLFNLYALTGKQEYLQLAQRFTKKKFFGPLAQGQDDLAGIHANTHIPQVIGAARGYELTGEEQYHKIADYFWRECVAEHTYATGGTSNGEFWQAAGKLADQLGPAAQECCCSYNMMKLSRHVYGWSVDPRIMDYYERLLFNVRLGTQDPNGMLMYYVPLKPGFWKTFGTPFHSFWCCTGTGVEEYSKTNDSIYFHDDKDLYVNLFIGSEVDWKEKGIRLVQDTNFPEEEATTLTLRTEKPTALGLKVRVPYWAEGASIRINGKTEKTKAEPGTYAEIHRTWHDGDKVEVSLPMKLHVAPLPDDNTIQAPMYGPLVLAAEMGRDGLTQALIHGDYGPDDRKFQGYPMPEATTSAKDLTAWLEKTDGLKFQTKGQSKQVSLIPLYQVLDERYSVYWKVNTKSA, from the coding sequence ATGATGCATTCCATTTCGCGCAGACATTTCCTTGCCTCGGCCTCTTCCGCGGCGGCCGCCGCAACTTTGCTTTCGCACAGCTCATTGGCGCAGGATGCAGTCACAGACGTTCCTGCAAGCAACCGCCCGGGCGGTTACGAAAAGGTTTTCTGGAAGGTGCGGCCCTTTCCGATGACGGCAGTCCGCTTGCGCAGCGGGCCGATGCAGCGTGCGCAGGAGATCAACCTACGCTACATCCTCTCTCTGCCCAATGAGCGTCTTGTGCATATGTTTCGCGTGACTGCGGGGCTGCCTTCCAACGCAGAGCCCCTGGGCGGATGGGAGGACCCAAAATGTGAACTTCGTGGACACTTTGCAGGCGGGCATATTCTTTCCGCCTATGCGCTGATGTATGCTAGCACCGGCGATCAAGCGGTCAAGACCAAAGGCGATGCTCTGGTGGCCGAACTGGCAAAGTGCCAGAAAGCGAATGGCTATCTGGGTGCTTATCCGGAGGATTTTTATGACCGGCTGCGCAACCACCAGAAGGTGTGGGCGCCTTTCTACACCTATCACAAAATTATGGCTGGTCATGTGGACATGTATGTCCATTGCGGCAACAAGCAGGCTCTGCAGACGGCCGAGAAGATGGCGGCCTGGGCGAATGCTTATGTTGCTCCCATCAGCGACGAAGATTTTCAGCGGATCCTCAACGTCGAGTTCGGGGGAATGCAGGAGGTCCTCTTCAATCTTTACGCACTGACTGGTAAGCAGGAGTATCTGCAGCTTGCCCAGCGTTTTACAAAGAAGAAATTCTTTGGTCCTTTGGCCCAAGGCCAGGACGATCTGGCTGGCATACACGCGAACACACACATTCCACAGGTGATTGGTGCTGCGCGCGGCTATGAGCTGACCGGAGAAGAGCAATACCACAAGATTGCTGATTACTTTTGGCGCGAATGTGTCGCTGAGCACACCTACGCCACGGGTGGCACCAGCAATGGAGAGTTCTGGCAAGCGGCGGGAAAACTCGCCGATCAGCTTGGTCCTGCCGCGCAGGAGTGCTGCTGCAGCTATAACATGATGAAGCTCTCGCGCCACGTCTACGGATGGAGTGTGGACCCGCGCATCATGGACTACTACGAAAGATTGCTCTTTAATGTCCGGCTGGGCACGCAGGACCCCAACGGAATGCTGATGTATTATGTTCCGCTGAAGCCGGGCTTTTGGAAGACCTTCGGTACGCCGTTCCATTCTTTCTGGTGCTGCACCGGCACAGGCGTTGAAGAGTATTCCAAGACAAATGACTCCATCTACTTTCACGACGACAAGGACCTGTATGTGAACCTGTTTATCGGTTCAGAAGTGGACTGGAAGGAGAAGGGAATTCGTTTGGTGCAGGACACCAACTTCCCTGAAGAAGAAGCCACCACGCTGACCTTGAGAACCGAGAAGCCTACAGCCCTGGGCCTTAAGGTTCGGGTCCCATACTGGGCAGAAGGTGCTTCCATCAGGATCAATGGCAAAACAGAAAAGACCAAAGCAGAACCGGGCACATACGCTGAGATTCATCGTACATGGCATGACGGTGACAAGGTCGAGGTTTCTCTGCCGATGAAGCTGCACGTTGCTCCGCTGCCCGACGACAATACCATTCAGGCCCCGATGTATGGTCCGCTGGTACTGGCTGCAGAGATGGGAAGGGATGGACTGACCCAGGCCCTGATTCACGGGGACTATGGTCCGGACGATCGGAAGTTCCAAGGCTATCCAATGCCTGAGGCAACAACCTCGGCGAAAGATCTCACGGCTTGGCTGGAAAAAACTGATGGACTTAAGTTCCAGACGAAAGGTCAGAGCAAACAGGTATCGCTCATTCCGCTCTATCAGGTACTTGATGAGCGGTACAGCGTGTACTGGAAGGTGAATACAAAATCGGCATAA
- a CDS encoding carboxypeptidase regulatory-like domain-containing protein, protein MFLFCCAVGFTRAQSGSQGSIAITVLDPSGSVVPGARLELVDLGTNDMRLAESQDRGTYTFVNLNIGSYKLTVSKDGFATRVFDTVVVHAGQVTPVAVTLSLGQATQTVTVQESATPVMETTSNQIGTVVDLKQIQDLPVADRDLSSLSHLTAGYNGTYNGLPSIDQGSNIDGIQGSPSRMKFGGNDAPAVTPRLEDIEEMSIVTDQLGLNSGYGQSSTQINFVTKRGTNQYHGSVFGDFQNAGLNANSWTNNAAGVRKNKFIKNSFGGSVGGPVLHDKLFFFGSFAVTKQPGTITAYNDYITQAAQNGNFTYTGTDGQSHTVNVFQLAQQTNPNLPTTQNSVIAAQLQKINQSLQYGKSAGTSDPNLNRLRWNVPNPTTYYYPTARLDYTLTQKLRTYLAWNMTQSEYPAAGPPNYPGSDFQGQTAGNRFRSYVASYGLDWELSPTLINQFKVGFLYNASEWAYNSAPLYATQPTVYWNMSNYGAGGYDCYGNSMSGQCYQLPTTSYYPVFNISDAATWQHGAHTLSVGFSWYREQDHYWNPPAGFPNYYLGLATGDPALQAFSSSTMPAASSESLGEAGQLYAVLTGRISSVNGSFAYDPKSGSYFKGIGAYNLDELSKAWGLFFEDSWRVTPTLTLNYGLRWDFTGDNYDLTGAYHSISPAGLYGPSGVGNLFNPGSLKGSMDPVISAQPHAYAPWNVSPQPAFGFAWNPKGKEGILGKLFGDGNTVIRGGFNLRRFTEPYQYFWDNASAYGAFFYQYFYLNANNTGQAGTYSPGSLALGSSLPPYGLSPATYLKSEALSDFTFTNSLSFAGIDPHIQQPYSEAWNFGIQRQIGSSRAIEVRYNGNRTVHQWIAINPNEVNIFENGFLNEFKNAQINLALNGGTSFAYNGIPGQKQLPIFDAAFAGESPTGADYTNSQFITYLQTGQAGAMANVLAGVSGTAPYFCNLVGSSFAPCVTNAGYSGAGAGYPINFFQANPFAAGQQSSYMVAAGYSNYNALQVDFRQNAWSGLQFDANYTWSHTLGTATDNEWTAGSPIYTVRNLAKSYGPALFDIHNVLHLSGTYDLPFGTGKPWLNSGSLLDRFVGNWTVGTILTFQGGLPFRLNGGNSTFNDYGDGGVQLSGVTSSQLQNAVGVHRISASENGGSGATFVDLIDKKYLASASGGANTTYLNPNTLAGTFGQIVYLHGPHTFGQDISLTKRFPIRENINFKFQGEFLNAWNHPYFGNGGGYGLAAANVQNPSFGTGYETSGPRQIELRVNVDF, encoded by the coding sequence ATGTTTCTGTTCTGCTGTGCGGTTGGTTTCACACGCGCCCAGAGTGGATCTCAGGGCAGCATCGCCATCACGGTGCTAGATCCGAGTGGGAGCGTAGTTCCCGGAGCACGGCTGGAGCTGGTGGACCTTGGCACCAATGATATGCGTCTGGCCGAGAGTCAGGACCGGGGTACGTATACCTTTGTCAATTTGAACATCGGCAGCTATAAATTGACGGTCTCAAAAGATGGCTTTGCCACCCGCGTTTTTGATACGGTTGTGGTCCATGCCGGTCAGGTGACACCTGTAGCTGTGACGCTGTCGCTGGGGCAGGCGACGCAGACGGTGACCGTTCAAGAAAGCGCCACTCCTGTCATGGAAACGACTTCCAACCAGATTGGGACGGTAGTGGACCTCAAGCAGATCCAGGACCTGCCCGTTGCAGACCGGGACCTGTCCTCTTTGTCGCATCTGACTGCAGGGTATAACGGGACCTACAATGGTCTGCCCTCGATTGACCAGGGCAGCAATATTGATGGGATTCAGGGGAGTCCTTCGCGCATGAAGTTCGGAGGTAACGATGCCCCCGCAGTCACGCCGCGCCTGGAAGACATTGAAGAAATGTCCATTGTGACGGACCAGCTCGGATTGAACTCCGGGTATGGTCAGTCGAGCACGCAGATCAACTTTGTTACCAAACGTGGGACCAACCAGTATCATGGCAGCGTTTTCGGCGATTTCCAGAATGCCGGCCTGAATGCTAACAGTTGGACCAACAATGCCGCAGGTGTGCGTAAGAACAAGTTCATTAAAAACAGTTTTGGCGGTAGTGTCGGCGGTCCTGTGTTGCATGACAAGCTGTTTTTCTTTGGCAGCTTTGCTGTGACGAAACAGCCGGGGACCATCACTGCCTATAACGACTACATTACCCAGGCGGCACAGAACGGCAACTTTACATATACCGGCACTGATGGTCAGAGCCATACGGTCAATGTTTTCCAACTGGCGCAGCAGACCAATCCGAATCTTCCTACGACACAGAACTCGGTGATCGCAGCCCAATTGCAGAAGATCAACCAATCCCTGCAGTATGGAAAGTCGGCCGGTACCTCCGACCCAAACCTGAATCGCCTGCGCTGGAATGTTCCCAATCCAACGACCTATTATTATCCGACGGCGAGGCTGGACTACACGCTGACGCAGAAGCTGCGTACTTATCTGGCATGGAACATGACGCAAAGCGAGTATCCTGCTGCAGGCCCTCCAAACTATCCCGGATCAGACTTTCAAGGCCAGACGGCGGGGAACAGGTTCCGCAGCTATGTTGCTTCCTATGGTCTGGACTGGGAGCTTTCTCCCACACTGATTAACCAGTTCAAGGTTGGCTTCCTTTATAACGCGAGCGAATGGGCTTATAACTCTGCGCCGCTGTATGCGACCCAGCCCACGGTGTACTGGAACATGTCCAACTACGGGGCTGGCGGCTACGACTGTTACGGGAACAGCATGTCAGGACAATGCTATCAATTGCCCACGACATCGTATTATCCGGTTTTCAATATTTCTGACGCCGCAACCTGGCAGCATGGCGCGCACACACTCAGCGTCGGCTTTTCCTGGTATCGTGAGCAGGACCATTACTGGAACCCGCCCGCAGGGTTTCCCAACTATTATCTGGGTCTGGCTACAGGTGACCCGGCCCTGCAGGCATTTAGCAGTTCCACGATGCCTGCCGCCAGCAGTGAGTCATTGGGGGAAGCCGGACAACTGTATGCGGTCCTGACCGGAAGAATTTCCAGCGTCAACGGAAGCTTTGCTTACGATCCGAAATCCGGCAGCTACTTTAAGGGAATTGGTGCTTACAACCTTGACGAACTGTCCAAGGCGTGGGGCCTGTTCTTTGAAGATTCCTGGCGGGTAACGCCTACGCTGACCCTAAACTATGGCCTGCGTTGGGACTTCACCGGAGACAATTACGATCTGACCGGCGCATATCACTCCATTTCTCCTGCGGGTCTGTATGGTCCTTCCGGTGTGGGCAATTTGTTCAACCCTGGGTCGCTGAAAGGGAGCATGGATCCAGTCATCAGTGCCCAGCCACACGCCTATGCTCCCTGGAACGTCAGTCCGCAGCCTGCATTCGGGTTCGCATGGAACCCTAAAGGTAAGGAAGGAATCTTAGGAAAACTCTTTGGGGATGGGAACACTGTCATCCGTGGAGGCTTCAATCTGCGGCGCTTTACAGAGCCCTATCAATATTTCTGGGACAATGCCTCTGCTTACGGAGCATTTTTCTATCAATACTTTTATCTGAATGCGAACAATACGGGACAGGCTGGGACCTACTCTCCGGGTAGCCTGGCGCTGGGCAGCAGCTTGCCGCCTTACGGCCTGTCTCCTGCGACTTATCTGAAGTCGGAAGCCCTGTCAGACTTTACCTTTACCAATTCGCTCAGTTTTGCTGGAATTGATCCGCACATCCAGCAGCCTTACAGCGAAGCGTGGAACTTCGGCATTCAGCGGCAGATTGGAAGTTCACGCGCCATCGAGGTCCGGTACAACGGCAACCGCACGGTGCATCAGTGGATTGCCATCAATCCGAACGAAGTGAACATCTTTGAGAACGGATTTTTGAACGAATTCAAAAATGCGCAGATCAACCTGGCCTTAAATGGAGGCACTTCGTTTGCCTACAATGGCATTCCAGGACAGAAACAATTGCCGATTTTCGATGCGGCCTTCGCGGGCGAGTCTCCCACCGGGGCTGATTATACGAACAGCCAGTTTATTACCTACCTGCAAACGGGCCAGGCAGGCGCAATGGCCAATGTTCTGGCCGGAGTAAGTGGGACGGCTCCCTACTTCTGCAATCTAGTCGGTTCCAGTTTCGCTCCCTGCGTTACCAACGCCGGTTATTCAGGGGCCGGAGCAGGGTATCCAATCAACTTTTTCCAGGCGAATCCATTTGCTGCCGGGCAACAAAGCAGTTATATGGTGGCTGCCGGCTACTCGAATTACAACGCTTTGCAGGTAGACTTCCGTCAGAATGCCTGGAGTGGGCTGCAATTTGATGCGAATTACACCTGGAGCCATACTCTGGGAACTGCCACGGACAATGAATGGACGGCCGGATCTCCCATTTACACGGTGAGAAACCTTGCCAAGTCGTATGGGCCGGCGCTCTTTGACATTCACAACGTCCTGCATTTGAGCGGTACCTATGACCTGCCTTTCGGAACAGGAAAACCATGGCTGAACTCTGGTAGTTTGCTCGACCGTTTCGTGGGTAACTGGACCGTAGGAACGATCCTGACATTTCAAGGCGGCCTCCCATTCCGTCTGAACGGTGGAAACTCCACTTTTAATGACTACGGAGACGGAGGCGTACAGCTCAGTGGTGTCACTTCATCTCAATTGCAAAACGCAGTCGGGGTCCACCGCATCTCTGCCTCTGAAAATGGAGGAAGCGGTGCAACTTTTGTAGATTTAATCGACAAGAAGTATCTGGCCAGCGCCAGTGGAGGAGCAAATACAACCTATCTGAATCCGAACACCCTTGCGGGTACCTTCGGACAGATTGTGTATCTGCACGGGCCGCACACGTTTGGTCAGGACATCTCTCTGACGAAGCGGTTCCCCATCCGGGAAAATATCAATTTCAAATTTCAGGGCGAGTTCCTGAACGCGTGGAATCATCCCTACTTTGGAAATGGCGGCGGCTACGGTTTGGCGGCGGCCAATGTACAGAATCCCAGCTTTGGGACAGGCTATGAGACCAGTGGGCCCCGGCAGATTGAGCTTCGGGTAAATGTGGACTTTTAG
- a CDS encoding PBP1A family penicillin-binding protein: protein MKVKFASRSVSGNLWNKSILMGVGAVAGIVFLLFAAITTFYYFKYKHIVDERLEKPLFTNTARIYAAPREVRPGQKLTASFLAQELRTAGYSESGVGPASPMGTYELSGSSITVHPGPQSYHAPDSATISFSGGKVSQITDASGQPLAAYELEPLLITGLSDQNRIKRRLVTYSELPRYLVPAVTAIEDRRFFEHDGVDYYSMIGWAWHDLRGDRRYVGGGSTLTMQLAKNVFLSPERTLRRKLKQILITFQLEHRFSKQKIFEIYANDIPLGQRGSFAINGFGEAAQAYFGKDVSQLNLPECALLAGMIQSPSRLNPYRHPARALERRNVVLDAMVETGAITKEQAEQAKATPLKLASQSVDANEAPYFVDLVRDQIVQKLGDDQYNQQGLRIYTSLDPQLQAAATEAVTEGMKRVDELILKRHTHRASKNGPATVDSNITYPQVALVALNPHTGQVLALVGGRNYGMSQFNHAVQHRPTGSIFKPFVYAAAFNTSLTGAQLTNSDGVSGIFTPVTMLNDQPTTYMVGNQEYTPHNFHNEQYGMITAAFALQQSQNVATIALAQMVGFNNVAALARDAGIRSARGTPSVAIGAYDATPLEMAGAYTVFANGGIKIDPWMLASVRSSTGDVISDYSPTSKPVLDPRVAYLTTNLLENVINHGTGAVVRSLGFTAPAAGKTGTSNDAWFAGYTTNLLCIVWVGNDDYTDIKLQGMQAAAPIWAEFMKRAIALPQYSDVTEFPVPAGVSLVTLDKNTNLLADAACPDNTYTVAFLDGTQPTDTCDHANGDQRNLFQKIFGLGEKQASVPSVQGPPPPVVRPVAPSPNPAPGAVTAENQQQQPQEPKKKRGFFSKLFGLGKKDKTDQQQENPQ, encoded by the coding sequence GTGAAAGTTAAATTCGCTTCCCGCTCTGTGTCCGGCAATCTTTGGAACAAGTCCATACTCATGGGCGTTGGTGCTGTCGCCGGGATTGTTTTTCTGCTTTTTGCCGCAATCACCACCTTTTATTACTTCAAATACAAACACATCGTGGACGAGCGGCTGGAAAAACCCTTGTTCACGAACACAGCCAGGATTTATGCAGCCCCGCGCGAGGTCCGTCCCGGACAAAAACTCACGGCATCCTTTCTGGCACAGGAGTTGCGCACGGCCGGATATAGCGAGTCTGGCGTGGGCCCTGCCTCCCCAATGGGCACTTATGAGCTTTCTGGCAGCAGCATCACCGTGCACCCGGGGCCGCAGTCCTATCACGCTCCAGACAGTGCCACGATCAGCTTCAGCGGCGGCAAAGTCAGCCAGATTACCGACGCCAGCGGTCAACCCCTTGCCGCTTATGAGCTGGAGCCGCTGCTGATTACCGGACTTTCTGACCAAAACCGCATCAAACGGCGGTTGGTGACCTATAGTGAACTACCCCGCTATCTGGTTCCCGCTGTAACAGCGATTGAAGACCGTCGTTTCTTTGAGCACGACGGCGTGGACTACTATTCCATGATTGGCTGGGCATGGCACGATCTGCGCGGAGATCGGCGTTATGTGGGTGGGGGGTCCACCTTGACCATGCAACTGGCAAAGAATGTGTTTCTCTCTCCGGAGAGGACGCTTCGCCGCAAACTGAAGCAGATTCTCATTACTTTTCAACTGGAACACCGCTTCAGCAAGCAAAAGATCTTCGAAATTTACGCAAATGACATCCCTTTAGGACAGCGCGGCAGCTTTGCCATCAACGGTTTTGGTGAAGCTGCACAGGCCTATTTTGGCAAAGACGTCAGCCAGCTCAACCTGCCAGAGTGCGCGTTGCTTGCGGGCATGATCCAGAGCCCGAGCCGCTTGAATCCATACCGGCATCCGGCCCGTGCTCTCGAACGGCGCAATGTCGTTCTGGATGCCATGGTGGAAACCGGGGCCATTACCAAAGAGCAGGCAGAACAGGCCAAGGCTACTCCGCTTAAGCTGGCCTCACAAAGTGTGGACGCGAATGAAGCTCCTTATTTTGTGGACCTTGTCCGCGACCAGATCGTACAGAAGCTAGGCGATGATCAATATAACCAGCAAGGGCTGCGCATCTACACTTCTCTAGATCCACAGCTGCAGGCCGCAGCGACAGAGGCCGTCACCGAGGGGATGAAGCGGGTAGACGAACTCATTTTGAAGCGGCACACGCATCGCGCTTCCAAGAATGGTCCGGCCACGGTGGACAGCAATATTACCTACCCGCAGGTCGCTCTGGTTGCACTGAACCCCCATACTGGACAAGTGTTGGCCCTGGTTGGCGGCCGCAATTATGGCATGAGCCAGTTTAATCATGCCGTGCAGCATCGCCCTACTGGGTCCATTTTTAAGCCTTTTGTCTATGCAGCTGCTTTCAATACCAGCCTGACCGGAGCACAGCTCACAAATAGTGATGGCGTCAGCGGCATCTTTACCCCGGTCACCATGCTGAACGACCAGCCAACTACCTACATGGTGGGCAATCAGGAATATACCCCACACAATTTTCACAACGAGCAATATGGCATGATCACTGCCGCATTTGCTCTTCAGCAATCACAAAACGTGGCCACGATTGCACTGGCACAAATGGTCGGATTCAACAATGTGGCCGCTCTGGCGCGCGATGCCGGCATCCGATCTGCCCGCGGAACGCCCTCTGTTGCGATTGGAGCTTATGATGCCACCCCTCTGGAGATGGCTGGCGCCTATACTGTGTTTGCAAATGGCGGCATCAAAATTGACCCCTGGATGCTGGCCTCTGTCCGAAGCTCTACCGGCGACGTCATCAGCGATTATTCCCCCACCAGTAAACCTGTGCTGGATCCTAGGGTGGCCTATCTAACGACGAACCTGTTGGAGAATGTCATCAACCACGGCACGGGCGCCGTGGTGCGGTCTCTGGGCTTCACCGCCCCGGCAGCCGGAAAGACCGGCACCTCGAATGATGCCTGGTTTGCCGGATATACAACGAACCTGCTCTGCATCGTCTGGGTTGGAAACGACGATTACACTGACATCAAGCTCCAGGGAATGCAGGCGGCCGCCCCGATCTGGGCAGAATTTATGAAGCGCGCCATTGCTCTGCCCCAATACTCGGATGTGACGGAATTCCCTGTTCCTGCGGGTGTCTCTCTGGTGACCCTGGACAAAAATACAAATCTGCTGGCCGACGCGGCCTGTCCTGATAACACCTACACTGTGGCGTTTCTGGACGGCACGCAGCCTACAGACACCTGCGATCATGCCAACGGAGACCAGCGCAATCTCTTTCAGAAGATTTTCGGCTTAGGAGAAAAACAGGCTTCGGTGCCATCTGTGCAGGGTCCGCCTCCTCCGGTGGTC